The following are from one region of the Phormidium sp. PBR-2020 genome:
- a CDS encoding pentapeptide repeat-containing protein: protein MEEVNQAYKDLVFIWHPDRIPGDNRRLQEKAEQKLKSINEARDSLRAAHREPRKPPASPPRHPQGRSPSPPPPHRDPRAPYSQNRPPRRPSRDMSHADLRGVNFREKDLSGRNLEGAILVDANLSDTFMHRVNLTGADLSGANLFRANLLEADLSYAILRNANLIGADLSGADLSHADLRGAKVGTSNRLLVKLTGTKLTDAILPDGSIYQ from the coding sequence ATGGAAGAGGTGAATCAAGCCTATAAAGACTTGGTGTTTATCTGGCATCCCGATCGCATTCCCGGTGATAATCGCCGTCTACAAGAGAAGGCCGAGCAAAAGCTCAAATCGATCAATGAGGCTCGTGATTCTCTGCGGGCCGCCCATCGAGAACCTCGGAAACCGCCCGCATCGCCGCCGCGACACCCTCAGGGGCGATCGCCCTCTCCGCCCCCTCCCCATCGTGATCCCAGAGCGCCCTATTCCCAGAATCGCCCACCCCGTCGCCCCTCCCGGGATATGAGTCATGCGGATTTGCGGGGGGTGAATTTTCGCGAAAAAGACTTGTCTGGCCGCAATCTGGAAGGGGCGATTTTGGTGGATGCTAATCTCAGTGATACCTTCATGCACCGGGTGAATCTGACGGGGGCGGATTTGTCGGGGGCGAATTTGTTTCGGGCCAATCTGTTGGAAGCGGATCTCAGTTATGCGATTTTACGTAATGCCAACTTGATTGGAGCGGATTTGAGCGGGGCGGATTTGAGTCACGCGGATTTACGGGGGGCCAAGGTGGGGACGAGTAATCGCTTGTTGGTGAAACTCACGGGGACTAAACTAACGGATGCCATTCTTCCCGATGGCTCGATATATCAATAA